The nucleotide sequence TCCGGCTTTCCCTTTTCGGGTCGTGATCAGAATAACCCCGTTCGCACCCCGAGCACCGTAAATAGCCGTTGACGACGCATCTTTCAGCACCTCAACGTTGACAATATCATTGGGGTTGATGTAGTCAATGGCGTTACTAAACTGATCGCCGGTACCCTGCGGCAGCATAACGCCGTCCACGACGTAGAGCGGGTTGTTTGACGAGTTAATGGAGCTGAAACCCCGAATCCGGACGGTCGTACGTCCACCGGGACGGCCCGAGTTGGTGTTTACCTGGACACCGGGTAGCCGGCCCGAAAGCTGCTGGTTGAGCGATGGCGCAGGTCGCTCCAGCAACTCGGCTTCTTTCACACCGGAAACCGCGCCGGTCAGGTCCGACTTGCGGGTCGTACCATACCCTATGACGACAATCTCGTCCAGCGTCTTGTCATCCGCCTTCATGGATACGTTGATAGACGCCTGATTGCCTACGGTGACCTCCTGAGGCAGGTACCCGACAAAAGAGAAAACCAGGGTAACCCCGGATTCGGGTACGTCGAGCCGGTAGCGACCATCGGCATCCGTAACCGTACCCCGTGTTGTGCCTTTTACGACGATACTAACGCCAGGCAACCCTTCATTTTTCTCATCGGTAACGCGCCCCGTCAGGGTCCGGTCGGCAACCATGTAGTTGGTCAGGCTCGTGGCACGTTTGCCGAGTGCGTCCCACTCAGGTGCGGTAGTGGCATGGGCAAGGCTGATGCAGGAGCAGGCCAGGAAGACATGCGCAACCGAAGTCCTCACCATCCTGACAACCTGACCTTGCGGTTGTAAAGGGTTTTTCATAAGCTTCTCGTCGGGCCCCGACGGATTAGTTTAATATTATGGTTGACAAATAAGGTTTTTTGTAAGAACTACCTAGTGACCGGAAACTACTCTTCCGGTGATATTATTTTTTAATAAAATTTAAAATTCACTGTAGTACGGAAGGATGATATATATTGCCCTTTTCTTTATACTATTTCGGTCCCATACAGGCAGACGTTTCCTCCCCCTGGGGGCGGTCGCCTGCCCGGATCAGGAATGGCCCACTAATTATTTGTACCCAGTTTCAGCCTGTTATGACGGCTTCCGAGATTACGGCGCATTTCTCGCGGATTCTTCCGTTGAAAGTAGGCGTCGTCGGGGACTTTGCCCTTGATTTATACCTGACTGTTCAGCCGGATACCGGCGAACGATCGCTCGAAACCGGGCGCGCAGTTTTCTGGGGTAGCCAGCCCCGGTCATCGCTGGGTGCAGCCGGTAACGTCGTGCAGAATCTGGTGGCGCTGGGTGTCCGCGACGTGCGCGTGGTGGGCTGCGTAGGCAATGATCTGTTTGGCCGGGAGATGCGGCATCTGTTCACTGATCTATTGGTCGACACCCGGCATCTGTATACGGTTCATCAGGACTGGGACACCTGCGTGTATACCAAGCCGATGCAGGCGGGTACGGAAGCGAACCGGATTGATTTCGGAACGCAGAACCAACTGAATAACTCGCTTTTCAATCAGCTACTGTTCGATCTGGAGCAGACGTTGCCCGACCTAGACGTACTGATTCTCAACCAGCAATTCGCGAATCCGCTGCTGGACGAAACCCGGGTAACCCGCCTGAATGCCTTGATTGCCCGCTTCCCGAACGTTCGGTTCGTGGCCGACATGCGACAGGTGGGTCAACTGATTCGCGGGACTACGCTCAAGGTAAATACCGCCGAGATGGCCCGGTTTCTGAACCTTGACCTGCCCGATCAGCCAGACTGTGGCTGGTGTGCCCACCAGGCCAGAACCCTGAGCCGCCAATGCCGGGGACCCGTGGTTGTGACGCGGGGCGAAGCCGGGATGCTGTACGTCGATCAGACAGAAATCCAGTCGGTTCCGGGATTGCCGCTGCGGGGTGAGCTGGATACGGTCGGGGCGGGCGATACGGTCGTAGCAGCCCTGGCGGCCTGTCTGGGAGCGGGCATGGCTCCCGCTCCGGCCCTGGAAATCGCGAACCTCGCAGCCGCTGTCACCGTTCAGAAACTACAACAAACCGGCACGGCCAGCCTGACCGAAATCCTGGCCGTACACGCTATGTACAACCACCATGACTAAAGAAACCCTGATGCAGTGCCGCCAGGAACTGCATACCCACCTCACGCAGGAGTTATTGCCCTTCTGGGTAAACCGGAGCCCGGACCGCCAGCACGGGGGCTTTATCACTCAGTTTGATCAATACGGTACCGATACCGGCGAGGATGAAAAGTCTCTGATTGCCCAGACCCGCTCCATCTATACGTATGCGTCGGCGCACCGGGCCGGCTACGGGAATGGCGAACTGGCCGATCTGGCCCGCCACGGGGTCGATTACCTGCTGAACCAGATGTGGGACGACGAGTTCGGCGGATTTTACTGGATGACGAACCGCCAGGGCGAGGTGATCAACGACCAGAAGATCGTGTACGGACAAAGTTTTGCCCTGTACTGCCTGAGTGAATACACCCTGGCGACGGGCGATACACGCGGGGTTGACTACGCCGAAAAGGTGTTTGATCTGCTGCAGAAATACGCCGTTGATACAACCTATGGGGGGTACTTCGAGATGTTTTACCGGGACTGGACTCTCAAAGGACCCGGCCCTGCCGGGGGAGACCGTAAAACTCTCGATGCCCATATGCACCTGATGGAAGCCTTCACCACGCTGTATGAATGCACCCGACGGCCCATTCACCGGCGTAAACTCCGGGAAGTGATCGAACTGCTGGTGAAGAAAATTATGCACCCGCAGTTCGGTACGGGCGTCCCCCAGTTCTGGGCCGACTGGCAGGTAGCACCGCAGATTAAGTTCGAGGTAATCTGGGGCTGGGACCGCTTCACAGAGGACGGCGTCAAGCGGGAAGCCGAAGATAACACCAGTTACGGTCATAATGCAGAGTTCGGCTGGCTGTTGCTGCACGCCCTCGATGTGCTTGGCCTGTCTTACGACACCTACCGCTATGTCCTGCAGAAAGCGTTTGCCCATGCTGCGCACTACGGTGTTGACTGGGAGTTTGGCGGGGTCTTCGTGGAAGGGTCGCACGACGGCACGGTCTATGACCGCGAGAAAGAGTTCTGGCAGCAGGCCGAGGGGCTGATCGGGTTTCTGGATGCGTACCGGTGGCTGGGCGATGAGCTGTACTGGAACGCTTATGAAAATGTCCACCGGTTCGTGCTGGATAAGATGATCAACCATTCCGTTGGCGAATGGTGGCCGCTGATGACGCGGCAGGGCGTCCCAATCTGGACGCATATGAGCCATTCCTGGAAAATCAATTACCATACCGTGCGGGCTATGGTGCAGTCCATTCGCCGGCTGGATCTGCTGCTGGCAGCCAACCCCACCGCTTAGTCGGTTCGGGGTAGCCCGTCCGTCAGTTCAATAGAGGATTTTGCCGGTTCATCCGGTTCAACGTAGCCCATCTGGCATTGGGTGGGCTACTTTCGCTTCATCTTTCCAAATCCTCTTTTCAAGACTACTGATGAACGCTAAACGAATCCTGTTTGCCACCATGCCCATGGATGGCCACCTGAACCCCCTGACGGGCATTGCCCTGCATCTGCAACACCTCGGCCACGATGTTCGCTGGTATACCGGCCCGACGTACGCCGACAAAATTCACAAACTCGGGATTCCGTATTATCCGTACCGGAAAGCGCAGGAAATCAACCAGCTCAACCTGGACACGGTGTTGCCCCAGCGCCAGCGGATTAAAGGCGCGATTGCCCGGCTCCGCTTCGATATTAACCAGGTGTTTCTGCTGCGGGCACCGGAGTTTGTGGTTGATCTGACGGAGATTTATCAGGACTGGCCGTTCGATCTGCTGGTCTGCGATGTAGTGTTTACGGGCGCGCCTTTTATTCAGCAGTTACTGAACGTTCCCGTGGCGGCAATTGGCGTCGTACCGTTGAGCGAAACATCCAAAGACCTGCCTCCGTCGGGAATGGGCCTGACGCCAGCCCGAAGTTTCCTGGGTAAGCAGATTCAGTCGCTGCTGCGCTACGTAACGATCAATCACCTGCTTAAGCCCTGTACGGATCTGTACAACCGGCTGCTGGCCGAACATGGCCTGCCCCCGACCCAGGACTTCGTCTTCGACGCGTTTATTCGTCAGAACGACATTCTGCTGCAAAGCGGCACGCCCGGGTTTGAATATTCCCGTCCGAATCTAAGCCCGAATATCCGGTTTGTGGGCCCGCTGCTGCCCTATAGCCGGGGCGTCAGCCATCCGTTCGTGGACGTTGCAAAAACCAAGGAGTACGAACGGGTCGTGCTGGTTACGCAAGGCACTGTTGAACGGGACCCGGCCAAGATAATCAGTCCAACCCTGGAAGCGTTTAAAGATGATACCCGAACACTGGTCATTGTGACGACGGGGGGCTCGCAAACGGCTGAGCTGCGCAAGCGTTATCCGCAGGCCAACATGATTATTGAGGACTTCATCGATTTC is from Spirosoma taeanense and encodes:
- a CDS encoding AGE family epimerase/isomerase codes for the protein MTKETLMQCRQELHTHLTQELLPFWVNRSPDRQHGGFITQFDQYGTDTGEDEKSLIAQTRSIYTYASAHRAGYGNGELADLARHGVDYLLNQMWDDEFGGFYWMTNRQGEVINDQKIVYGQSFALYCLSEYTLATGDTRGVDYAEKVFDLLQKYAVDTTYGGYFEMFYRDWTLKGPGPAGGDRKTLDAHMHLMEAFTTLYECTRRPIHRRKLREVIELLVKKIMHPQFGTGVPQFWADWQVAPQIKFEVIWGWDRFTEDGVKREAEDNTSYGHNAEFGWLLLHALDVLGLSYDTYRYVLQKAFAHAAHYGVDWEFGGVFVEGSHDGTVYDREKEFWQQAEGLIGFLDAYRWLGDELYWNAYENVHRFVLDKMINHSVGEWWPLMTRQGVPIWTHMSHSWKINYHTVRAMVQSIRRLDLLLAANPTA
- a CDS encoding bifunctional heptose 7-phosphate kinase/heptose 1-phosphate adenyltransferase: MTASEITAHFSRILPLKVGVVGDFALDLYLTVQPDTGERSLETGRAVFWGSQPRSSLGAAGNVVQNLVALGVRDVRVVGCVGNDLFGREMRHLFTDLLVDTRHLYTVHQDWDTCVYTKPMQAGTEANRIDFGTQNQLNNSLFNQLLFDLEQTLPDLDVLILNQQFANPLLDETRVTRLNALIARFPNVRFVADMRQVGQLIRGTTLKVNTAEMARFLNLDLPDQPDCGWCAHQARTLSRQCRGPVVVTRGEAGMLYVDQTEIQSVPGLPLRGELDTVGAGDTVVAALAACLGAGMAPAPALEIANLAAAVTVQKLQQTGTASLTEILAVHAMYNHHD
- a CDS encoding glycosyltransferase, with protein sequence MNAKRILFATMPMDGHLNPLTGIALHLQHLGHDVRWYTGPTYADKIHKLGIPYYPYRKAQEINQLNLDTVLPQRQRIKGAIARLRFDINQVFLLRAPEFVVDLTEIYQDWPFDLLVCDVVFTGAPFIQQLLNVPVAAIGVVPLSETSKDLPPSGMGLTPARSFLGKQIQSLLRYVTINHLLKPCTDLYNRLLAEHGLPPTQDFVFDAFIRQNDILLQSGTPGFEYSRPNLSPNIRFVGPLLPYSRGVSHPFVDVAKTKEYERVVLVTQGTVERDPAKIISPTLEAFKDDTRTLVIVTTGGSQTAELRKRYPQANMIIEDFIDFNAVMPYVDVYVTNAGYGGVLLAIQHGLPMVAAGLHEGKNEIAARIGYFKLGVNLKTETPTAAQIRRGVEQVLADPDYKQSVGELRNEFARYNPNALCEHYILNLLKQREPTPQLIEA